A genomic stretch from Lepisosteus oculatus isolate fLepOcu1 chromosome 7, fLepOcu1.hap2, whole genome shotgun sequence includes:
- the LOC102691318 gene encoding THAP domain-containing protein 5 yields the protein MPRYCAAKLCKNRGGLPSKDNKKISFYPFPLQDQVRLQQWVINMKRENWTPSRHQYLCSDHFTEDSFDMRWGIRYLKHSAVPTIFPLSCDQHEEQSMQDEWNRRHVKKKARPKEKMSDIKDTNKSVRPSSPSKKKALILKNEIPKEKEDRCCTECPREENIVKNDKNETEGDVCQIKTVFLIEALEPEGTSSCEVFEINTSFAETKYNTQLTNDESEGVRTLVTPTSLSGSGSSDTQRCPESDSPVTVDYAEIPGACSSDETSHERLKTALKETIKMLPLSLHRKYSRDSAEESEREICSADHILLYEHSYSKQDIDKDHLWTKIASLHTKITQLEKKEEKTVAKINSLENVIAQLKKENIVCEEKRRVLENYFTSLEFAMVQ from the exons ATGCCCCGCTATTGTGCTGCAAAACTCTGTAAAAATCGAGGAGGCTTGCCTTCGAAAGACAATAAGAAAATTAGTTTCTATCC GTTCCCACTGCAAGACCAAGTACGACTTCAGCAATGGGTAATTAACATGAAACGCGAAAACTGGACACCGAGTAGACATCAATACCTGTGCAGCGATCACTTCACGGAGGACTCTTTTGATATGCGTTGGGGAATACGGTATTTGAAGCACAGCGCTGTACCTACAATTTTCCCTTTATCATGTGATCAACACGAAGAACAATCTATGCAG GATGAGTGGAATAGACGTCATGTTAAAAAGAAAGCAAGACCTAAAGAGAAGATGTCTGATATCAAAGATACTAATAAGTCTGTCAGGCCTTCCTCACCTTCTAAGAAGAAAGCGctcattttgaaaaatgaaattcccaaagaaaaagaagataGATGTTGCACTGAATGTCCTAGAGAGGAAAACAtagtaaaaaatgacaaaaatgagaCTGAAGGTGACGTATGCCAGATCAAGACTGTTTTTCTCATAGAAGCTCTTGAACCGGAAGGAACGTCATCTTGTGAGGTTTTTGAAATCAATACTTCATTTGCAGAAACCAAATACAATACCCAACTGACAAATGATGAGTCTGAAGGAGTGAGGACATTGGTAACTCCTACATCCCTTTCTGGCAGTGGGTCCAGTGATACACAGCGCTGTCCTGAATCAGATTCCCCTGTGACTGTGGATTATGCAGAAATCCCAGGTGCTTGTAGTTCAGATGAAACATCACATGAAAGACTGAAAACAGCTCTCAAAGAGACAATTAAAATGCTTCCTCTCAGTCTGCATAGGAAATATAGCAGAGATTCTGCAGAGGAATCTGAAAGGGAGATCTGCAGTGCAGATCACATTTTACTTTATGAGCATTCATACTCAAAGCAAGACATTGACAAAGACCACCTATGGACCAAGATCGCCAGTCTTCACACAAAGATAacacagctggaaaaaaaagaggagaaaacTGTAGCTAAAATAAACTCTCTGGAAAATGTAATAGCTCAGTTGAAGAAGGAGAACATTGTTTGTGAAGAAAAGAGGAGAGTCCTAGAGAACTACTTCACATCTCTTGAATTTGCAATGGTTCAGTGA
- the dnajb9a gene encoding dnaJ homolog subfamily B member 9a, translated as MRTGVGVSLWVTNNMATAQSALTFAVCILMISELILAKKDYYNILGVPKDASERQIKKAFHKLAMKYHPDKNKSPDAETKFREIAEAYETLSDEKRRREYDQYGHGAFPNEGTGNGHRHHFHQPFNFNFDEMFKDFDLFTQNHQKKHFENHFRAHQEAHNRNKEFSFGGGVFDDMFEDMEKMFTFNGFDSTRRHTVRTESRFQGSSKQHCRTVTQRRGNMVTTYTDCSGS; from the exons ATGCGGACGGGAGTTGGGGTCTCTCTCTG GGTAACCAACAACATGGCGACTGCACAGTCTGCTTTAACCTTTGCGGTGTGCATTTTGATGATTTCAGAATTGATACTTGCAAAAAAGGACTACTATAACATTCTGGGTGTTCCAAAGGATGCTTCAGAACGCCAGATTAAGAAGGCCTTTCATAAACTAGCAATGAAGTACCACCCTGACAAAAACAAGAGCCCTGATGCTGAAACAAAATTCAGGGAAATAGCTGAAG CATATGAAACCCTATCAGATGAGAAAAGAAGGCGAGAGTATGATCAGTATGGACATGGGGCTTTCCCTAATGAGGGTACAGGAAATGGACACAGACATCACTTTCATCAACCCTTCAATTTCAACTTTGATGAGATGTTTAAAGATTTTGACCTTTTTACTCAGAATCACCAGAAGAAGCACTTTGAGAATCACTTCCGGGCTCACCAGGAAGCGCATAATCGAAACAAGGAGTTCTCCTTTGGAGGAGGAGTCTTTGACGATATGTTTGAAGACATGGAAAAGATGTTTACATTCAATGGTTTTGATAGTACCCGAAGGCACACAGTGAGGACTGAAAGCAGATTCCAGGGTTCATCAAagcaacactgcaggactgtcaCACAACGCAGAGGGAACATGGTCACCACTTACACTGATTGTTCAGGCTCGTAA